From a single Ascaphus truei isolate aAscTru1 chromosome 2, aAscTru1.hap1, whole genome shotgun sequence genomic region:
- the LOC142485236 gene encoding uncharacterized protein LOC142485236, translating to MGQTPINVYKTLLSRKGSEGNHDRMAVDHPRNAKQVKNTIYTKRRNEKISRDEIFSLHELALQLDAFIWNITTYPDIMVFVGLPDIIRLSCSLLETSLKQKHPQLLSYDTTFQLGDFYLSVLVQRNTILENDPIYPVGFMLHERKCTIYHERFLQEVLGRLGMNSNKYKNIPIIVDREKAIVKALKKNFSHLSIAFCQVHMLRDVEFWIRKQKGGNDDVKVLKDHVEQLIDSPSPAEFNNRHENFSKALSESFKHYFEIHLKHDIQCHLVSYITQKFPAFEGKSATNNISESMNKMIRNQTEWKELPLDAMVLSLYYMQTYFINEFERAKCGLGNYNPKTSYYVPQKGCKIPVAPFYPLEDIIKRVKSNMDVTPCTVEKRTSLQMSQKSLAHCVVEMDFVSFHPHLKVFLVKSPRNDNVYTVKFTSKGPVCVFPSTGKCYHILAVEMTTNIFLPTKTTYSLSQMRKNARGREKKSGRKQPRAKDYNYSLDAAPDSLLSLMEEPSNLQDTMTAHHSSSYITEDEELSQKNTAELTHHVTSTPTSKTANHSLWLTIDMCIPDWSTVSDQYKSLSPTMWLEDVVIDQALLAFINISKRAHSVAAFPTYIFQFATNNVFAPVLRFSAANKVLNCDVFLIPFNTDVVGS from the coding sequence ATGGGTCAAACGCCAATCAATGTTTATAAAACACTACTGAGTCGGAAGGGAAGTGAAGGAAACCATGATCGCATGGCAGTAGATCACCCTCGCAATGCAAAACAAGTGAAGAATACCATATACACAAAAAGGAGGAATGAAAAAATCTCCAGGGATGAGATATTCAGTTTACACGAGCTAGCCTTGCAACTTGATGCATTTATATGGAACATAACCACATATCCAGACATTATGGTGTTTGTTGGACTGCCAGATATCATAAGGTTATCTTGTTCTCTGCTGGAAACTTCCTTAAAACAAAAGCATCCACAGTTGTTAAGTTATGATACCACATTCCAGCTTGGAGACTTCTACCTATCTGTATTAGTTCAAAGGAATACAATACTAGAAAATGACCCAATCTACCCTGTAGGCTTCATGTTGCATGAACGGAAATGCACGATATATCATGAGCGATTTCTGCAGGAGGTTTTGGGTAGATTAGGAATGAAttcaaacaaatataaaaatattccaATTATTGTTGACAGAGAAAAAGCCATTGTAAAAGCTTTGAAGAAAAACTTCTCACATCTGAGTATTGCTTTCTGccaagttcatatgttgagggaTGTTGAATTTTGGATCAGGAAACAAAAGGGAGGCAATGATGATGTGAAGGTTTTAAAAGACCATGTAGAGCAACTTATTGATTCACCAAGTCCAGCTGAATTCAATAACCGTCATGAAAATTTCAGTAAAGCATTGTCTGAAAGTTTCAAACATTATTTTGAGATACATTTGAAACATGATATCCAGTGTCATTTAGTCTCATATATCACTCAAAAATTTCCTGCATTTGAGGGCAAATCTGCCACAAACAACATCAGTGAAAGTATGAACAAAATGATCAGAAATCAGACCGAATGGAAAGAACTCCCTCTTGATGCAATGGTACTCTCTCTCTACTACATGCAAACATACTTCATTAATGAATTTGAAAGGGCTAAGTGTGGCTTGGGTAACTATAACCCAAAGACAAGTTATTATGTACCTCAAAAGGGGTGTAAAATACCAGTGGCACCATTCTATCCTCTTGAAGACATTATCAAAAGAGTGAAAAGCAACATGGATGTAACCCCCTGCACGGTTGAAAAAAGGACAAGTCTTCAAATGAGCCAGaaatccctggcacactgcgttGTAGAAATGGATTTTGTTAGCTTTCATCCACATTTGAAAGTGTTCTTAGTGAAAAGTCCCAGAAATGATAATGTGTACACAGTAAAATTCACGTCTAAGGGGCCGGTGTGTGTTTTCCCAAGCACAGGCAAATGTTATCATATTCTGGCAGTTGAAATGACAACTAATATATTTCTTCCCACCAAGACAACATACAGCCTTTCTCAGATGAGGAAGAATGCAAGAGGACGAGAAAAAAAATCTGGAAGGAAACAACCAAGGGCAAAAGATTATAATTATTCCCTTGATGCTGCTCCTGATTCTTTGTTATCTTTAATGGAAGAGCCCAGTAACCTGCAAGATACTATGACTGCACATCACAGCTCTAGCTACATTACAGAGGATGAAGAATTGTCACAAAAAAACACTGCTGAATTGACACATCATGTTACATCGACACCAACTTCCAAAACAGCAAATCATTCTCTTTGGCTAACAATTGATATGTGCATCCCAGATTGGTCGACTGTGTCAGACCAATATAAAAGCCTGTCTCCCACAATGTGGCTAGAAGATGTGGTCATAGATCAGGCTTTATTAGCGTTCATCAACATATCCAAAAGGGCGCACTCAGTGGCAGCTTTTCCTACCTATATTTTCCAGTTTGCTACAAATAATGTGTTTGCTCCTGTCTTACGATTCAGTGCAGCGAACAAAGTCTTGAATTGTGATGTATTTCTTATTCCTTTCAATACAGATGTTGTAGGCTCCTGA